The proteins below are encoded in one region of Maribacter aestuarii:
- a CDS encoding thiol-activated cytolysin family protein: MKTSIQQKQSRILSYLILGIAVLTTISCTKDEVNTVTDPISGGEATEFNEKVAELQFFQQSTELSEPQELEASEPERDTEDIALECFTKTFKAAPGYDEMLALDPSTDVIFPGALLKGESIPTGEYIPITTNRAPITLSASLTNISGSPVVSVSDPKLSTVRQEIKTILDQEVTGATPARINFEIQQVYSSEQLSVAIGANYRSAGTSVSGAFDFNQSTLKNKFVLKYLQTYYTIDMDPPNNPSDLFTSVPDFNSLGSTSPVYVASVAYGRMVLYTIETNASQTEINAAFSASFASADGSIDTEYEKTINESNIKALIIGGSGSDAAQAINGPADVYKFIAEGGDYSKDSPGAPLAYKLRYIKKGTPVARVVLTSEYPIRTCDLAYPIFRISINSLRIADTPGGLEGSHLEVYGIVKGKINTSSKEVKWSRSKSNNLRFTGLHNVNQAIEIELYRPNYDVDYVELSGSLTDEDTTSDDFLGSRSSRVMLKDLVPAAAVTGVQLRFDEKPQHDVRANFSVSRIK; the protein is encoded by the coding sequence ATGAAAACAAGTATCCAACAAAAACAAAGTAGAATACTGTCCTATTTAATTTTAGGCATAGCCGTTTTAACAACTATCTCATGTACAAAAGATGAGGTAAATACCGTTACCGATCCTATTTCAGGAGGTGAAGCTACTGAATTCAATGAAAAGGTAGCAGAATTGCAATTTTTTCAACAGTCAACTGAACTTAGTGAACCTCAAGAATTAGAAGCGTCTGAACCTGAACGGGACACCGAGGACATAGCTTTGGAATGTTTTACAAAAACTTTCAAGGCGGCGCCTGGTTATGATGAGATGTTGGCCTTAGACCCTTCAACTGATGTAATTTTCCCAGGAGCTCTTTTAAAAGGCGAATCCATACCGACAGGGGAGTATATTCCAATTACCACAAATAGAGCTCCCATCACACTATCTGCTTCGCTGACCAATATTAGTGGAAGTCCCGTAGTTTCTGTATCAGACCCCAAGCTTTCAACAGTCAGACAGGAAATTAAAACTATTTTGGATCAAGAAGTAACTGGAGCCACACCAGCAAGAATCAATTTTGAAATACAACAAGTGTATTCTTCGGAGCAACTGAGTGTTGCTATTGGTGCAAATTATAGATCTGCAGGTACAAGTGTTTCCGGGGCTTTTGATTTCAACCAATCCACTCTTAAAAACAAATTCGTGCTAAAATATCTTCAAACGTATTATACAATTGATATGGATCCGCCGAACAACCCAAGCGATCTTTTTACCTCAGTTCCGGATTTTAACTCACTTGGGTCAACTAGTCCCGTATATGTCGCCTCAGTAGCTTACGGCAGAATGGTATTATACACCATTGAAACGAACGCCAGTCAAACGGAGATTAATGCTGCATTTAGCGCATCTTTTGCCTCTGCTGACGGTAGTATTGATACTGAATATGAGAAGACCATTAACGAATCCAATATTAAAGCTTTGATTATTGGAGGTTCAGGAAGCGATGCAGCACAAGCTATAAATGGTCCAGCGGATGTATATAAGTTTATTGCTGAAGGAGGCGATTATTCCAAAGACTCCCCAGGTGCTCCATTGGCATATAAACTTCGTTATATTAAAAAAGGAACACCGGTCGCCCGCGTGGTATTAACATCTGAATATCCAATTAGAACGTGTGATTTGGCTTATCCGATATTTAGGATAAGTATTAATAGTCTCCGTATTGCGGATACACCAGGTGGTTTGGAGGGCTCTCATTTAGAAGTATATGGTATCGTAAAAGGTAAAATTAACACATCAAGCAAAGAGGTTAAATGGAGCAGAAGCAAATCTAACAACTTGCGATTTACTGGATTGCACAATGTTAATCAAGCCATTGAAATTGAATTGTACAGGCCGAATTATGATGTAGATTACGTAGAATTATCAGGCAGCCTTACAGATGAAGATACAACTTCTGATGACTTCCTTGGCTCAAGGTCGAGTAGAGTAATGTTAAAAGATTTAGTACCCGCTGCTGCAGTCACCGGAGTACAATTGCGATTTGATGAAAAGCCTCAGCATGATGTTCGGGCAAACTTTAGTGTAAGCAGAATAAAATAA
- a CDS encoding helix-turn-helix transcriptional regulator, whose translation MNEKAKVDKLTKGLYAGGALSGVALSGLLFFGFRQRIKKNRIEREKQEEIFKQEIEHKKKELTSQTLHLVQKNTFIQELMENLENIKKSPELFKTQFRRIVMLLKKENASDKDWEVFKTYFAEVHNDFDQKLKTLYADISEKEIRLAAFLRMNLTTKEIAATLNVLPDSILKSKYRLKKKLNLDKETDLTTFLNTL comes from the coding sequence TTGAATGAAAAGGCTAAGGTAGATAAATTAACAAAGGGCCTATATGCCGGAGGAGCCCTTTCTGGTGTTGCTTTATCCGGGTTACTATTTTTTGGTTTCCGTCAGCGAATCAAAAAAAATAGGATTGAAAGGGAAAAACAAGAAGAAATTTTTAAACAGGAAATCGAACATAAAAAGAAAGAATTAACTAGTCAAACCCTTCATTTGGTTCAGAAAAATACCTTTATACAAGAGTTAATGGAAAACCTAGAGAATATTAAAAAGTCTCCGGAACTTTTTAAAACCCAGTTTAGACGTATTGTTATGCTCCTTAAAAAGGAGAATGCTTCTGACAAGGATTGGGAAGTTTTTAAAACCTACTTCGCTGAGGTTCATAACGACTTTGACCAGAAATTAAAGACCCTCTACGCCGATATCTCTGAAAAAGAGATACGACTAGCCGCTTTTTTACGAATGAATTTGACCACCAAGGAGATTGCGGCCACCTTAAATGTGTTGCCCGATAGTATTTTAAAGTCAAAATATCGATTGAAAAAGAAGTTAAATTTAGATAAGGAGACTGATTTGACCACTTTCTTAAATACTTTATAA
- the aroC gene encoding chorismate synthase: protein MAGNTFGNLFKITTFGESHGVAIGGVLDGCPSGLEIDLEAIQRDLNRRKPGQSAIVTQRKEPDEVEFFSGIFEGKTTGTPIGFAIHNTNQKSKDYGHIKDSYRPSHADYVYDKKYGFRDYRGGGRSSARETASRVVAGAIAKQFLKDVEINAFVSQVGDMKLEKSYLDLDLSLTESNAVRCPDPETAARMEEYIKSVKKDGDTIGGIITCVAKNVPVGLGEPVFDKLHAELGKAMLSINAVKGFEYGSGFEGVKMKGSQHNDQFNTDGSTKTNHSGGVQGGISNGMDIYFNVAFKPVATIIQAYETINKEGNKVQTQGKGRHDPCVVPRAVPIVEAMTALVLADYALLNRTIKL, encoded by the coding sequence ATGGCAGGAAATACCTTCGGAAACCTTTTTAAAATAACAACTTTTGGGGAATCACATGGCGTCGCAATAGGCGGTGTTTTAGATGGATGTCCATCAGGCTTGGAAATCGACCTTGAAGCTATACAACGGGATTTAAACCGGAGAAAACCAGGTCAATCAGCAATTGTAACACAGCGAAAGGAACCGGACGAAGTGGAATTTTTTTCTGGAATTTTTGAAGGTAAGACCACCGGCACTCCTATCGGATTTGCTATTCATAACACCAATCAGAAATCCAAGGACTATGGTCATATAAAGGATTCGTACCGACCTTCCCATGCCGATTACGTATATGATAAGAAATATGGCTTTAGGGACTACCGTGGGGGTGGGCGTAGTTCAGCTCGGGAAACGGCGAGTAGGGTAGTGGCCGGTGCCATAGCCAAGCAATTCTTGAAAGACGTAGAAATTAATGCCTTCGTATCTCAGGTAGGTGACATGAAACTGGAGAAGAGCTATCTAGATTTGGATTTATCGTTAACGGAGTCCAATGCCGTACGTTGTCCTGACCCTGAAACTGCCGCTAGAATGGAGGAGTATATCAAATCCGTTAAAAAGGATGGGGATACCATTGGCGGAATAATTACCTGCGTTGCCAAAAACGTGCCTGTTGGATTGGGAGAACCGGTTTTTGATAAACTTCACGCGGAACTAGGGAAAGCTATGCTCTCTATAAATGCGGTAAAGGGCTTTGAATACGGTAGTGGCTTTGAAGGAGTGAAAATGAAGGGTAGTCAACATAATGACCAGTTCAATACCGACGGGTCCACAAAGACTAATCACAGTGGAGGTGTGCAAGGAGGAATAAGCAACGGAATGGATATCTATTTCAATGTCGCATTTAAGCCCGTGGCCACCATCATACAGGCCTACGAAACTATTAATAAAGAAGGGAATAAGGTCCAAACCCAAGGAAAGGGCAGGCATGACCCTTGTGTGGTTCCAAGGGCCGTCCCTATCGTGGAAGCCATGACGGCTTTAGTTTTGGCGGACTATGCCTTACTCAACCGAACAATAAAATTATAG
- a CDS encoding dicarboxylate/amino acid:cation symporter — MKKLELHWKILIGMVLGILFGFAMTQLEWGADFVNDWINPLGTIFVKLLKLIAIPLILASLVKGISDLKDISKFRNIGLRTIGIYISTTVVAITIGLLLVNVLKPGIGISEETITKLTETYSNDSGVTSKLEEASRQKDSGPLQFLQDMVPDNAFNALGDNSLMLQVIFFTIFLGISMLLIGEKRAKPLKDFFDSLNDVVLKMVDLIMLTAPVAVFALLANVVVSSGDPDLLYALLKYAGVVVLGLGLMIGFYCLVVSTFTRYNPLTFLSKISPAQLLAFSTSSSAATLPVTMERVEEHIGVDKEVSSFVLPVGATINMDGTSLYQGVAAVFIAQALSFDLTFADQLTIVLTALLASIGSAAVPGAGMVMLVIVLESIGFPPDKLAIGLALIFAVDRPLDMCRTVVNVTGDATVAMMVAKSVGKLGKPKVQNWDDHLDEVYRKE, encoded by the coding sequence ATGAAGAAACTGGAATTACACTGGAAAATCCTAATCGGAATGGTTTTGGGTATTCTTTTTGGGTTCGCTATGACCCAATTGGAATGGGGAGCAGATTTTGTAAACGATTGGATCAATCCGTTAGGCACCATCTTCGTAAAACTTTTAAAACTTATCGCCATACCACTTATTTTGGCATCCTTGGTCAAGGGCATCTCGGATTTAAAGGATATTTCCAAGTTTCGTAATATCGGTCTGCGTACGATTGGCATTTATATTAGTACTACCGTGGTCGCTATTACCATTGGTCTTCTTCTTGTAAATGTTTTAAAACCAGGTATTGGTATTTCTGAGGAAACAATCACTAAACTCACGGAGACTTATTCTAATGACAGCGGGGTAACTTCAAAACTGGAAGAGGCCTCTCGTCAAAAGGATAGCGGACCTTTACAATTTTTACAGGACATGGTGCCGGATAATGCCTTTAATGCCCTGGGCGATAATAGCCTGATGTTGCAGGTTATTTTCTTCACCATTTTCTTGGGAATCTCTATGCTGTTGATTGGTGAAAAAAGGGCAAAGCCGCTCAAGGACTTCTTCGATTCGTTAAATGATGTAGTCTTGAAGATGGTGGATTTGATCATGTTGACCGCTCCGGTAGCGGTTTTTGCTTTACTGGCGAACGTCGTGGTTTCTTCCGGAGACCCCGATTTATTGTACGCTCTTTTGAAATATGCAGGTGTGGTGGTTCTGGGCCTCGGTCTAATGATTGGATTTTATTGCTTGGTAGTATCAACGTTTACTCGGTATAACCCGTTAACCTTTCTGAGTAAAATAAGTCCAGCCCAATTGTTGGCTTTTTCAACAAGCTCCAGTGCGGCAACCTTGCCCGTAACCATGGAAAGGGTGGAAGAGCATATTGGCGTGGATAAAGAGGTTTCCAGCTTTGTGCTACCTGTAGGCGCCACAATAAATATGGACGGGACCAGTCTATACCAAGGTGTTGCGGCCGTTTTTATAGCACAGGCCTTAAGTTTTGACCTGACCTTTGCAGATCAGCTTACGATTGTTCTAACGGCTTTGTTGGCCTCTATCGGTTCGGCTGCGGTGCCGGGTGCAGGAATGGTGATGCTGGTTATCGTTCTGGAATCCATCGGTTTCCCTCCAGATAAATTGGCAATTGGTCTTGCATTGATTTTTGCGGTGGACAGACCCTTGGATATGTGTAGGACCGTTGTGAACGTTACAGGAGATGCCACAGTGGCCATGATGGTGGCCAAATCTGTTGGAAAATTAGGAAAGCCCAAGGTTCAAAATTGGGACGACCACTTGGATGAAGTATATAGAAAAGAATAG
- a CDS encoding TlpA disulfide reductase family protein, whose translation MKNCLLIVGITLLMFGCNQEPDGYIIEGSLRGEFEEGTNVFLKKIGDDNQPVEVDTAKISEGQFQFKGVSNAPELHYIFVDETPGYTAVILENGTIEFNAQKDSLGFAEIKGTPQNDVFADYLEKSRELSSRRLAIQKDMQEASGQEAVITGLRDEMEELIEEYKGFEVTYIEKNPGALISALLLDRAIATKGLPSDEIEKLYNALSQEIKDSKPGQRVMNGLEALKKAEESNKSTEIGAKAPEFSGPNPDGKTIALSDVMGKVTLIDFWAAWCRPCRAENPNVVAVYNKYHDKGLNVIGVSLDRTAEAWKKAIADDGLEWNHISNVAYFDDQIAKLYNVDAIPAAFLLDENGVIVAKNLRGPALEEKVAELLN comes from the coding sequence ATGAAAAATTGTTTGCTAATTGTAGGGATTACCTTGCTCATGTTCGGTTGTAATCAAGAACCGGATGGATATATCATCGAAGGGTCCTTGCGAGGAGAATTTGAAGAGGGGACCAATGTGTTTTTAAAGAAAATAGGCGATGATAATCAACCCGTCGAAGTAGATACCGCTAAAATATCAGAGGGTCAGTTTCAGTTCAAGGGCGTTTCCAACGCACCGGAGCTACATTATATTTTTGTAGATGAAACACCAGGGTATACCGCTGTAATCTTGGAAAATGGCACTATTGAATTCAATGCCCAAAAAGATAGCTTAGGTTTTGCTGAAATTAAGGGAACGCCCCAGAATGATGTATTCGCAGACTATCTTGAAAAATCACGGGAACTCTCTAGTAGACGATTGGCAATCCAAAAGGATATGCAGGAAGCGTCGGGTCAAGAAGCCGTTATCACTGGTCTAAGGGACGAGATGGAGGAATTGATTGAAGAGTACAAAGGTTTTGAAGTGACTTATATTGAAAAAAATCCAGGTGCATTGATATCTGCCCTTCTTTTAGATCGTGCCATTGCAACCAAAGGATTGCCAAGTGATGAAATAGAAAAACTTTATAATGCACTTTCCCAAGAAATTAAGGATTCCAAACCTGGACAACGTGTTATGAATGGATTGGAAGCGTTAAAGAAAGCTGAAGAATCCAATAAAAGTACCGAAATAGGCGCCAAGGCACCTGAATTTTCAGGTCCTAATCCCGATGGAAAGACCATTGCGTTATCCGATGTAATGGGTAAGGTTACTTTAATAGACTTTTGGGCGGCATGGTGCCGACCTTGTAGAGCGGAAAACCCCAATGTAGTAGCCGTCTACAATAAATACCATGACAAAGGTTTGAATGTTATAGGAGTATCTTTGGATAGAACGGCCGAGGCCTGGAAAAAAGCCATTGCCGATGATGGACTGGAATGGAACCACATTTCCAATGTTGCTTATTTTGATGATCAAATCGCAAAACTTTACAACGTTGATGCTATTCCCGCTGCTTTTCTTTTGGATGAAAATGGGGTTATAGTAGCTAAAAATTTAAGGGGACCGGCCTTAGAGGAAAAGGTCGCCGAATTATTGAATTAG
- a CDS encoding FAD-binding and (Fe-S)-binding domain-containing protein, with the protein MTDKILTHLEEGLEGELRTDKLLKVLYATDASVYRKIPMAVAFPKTNEDIKRLVHFAKTHKVGLIPRTAGTSLAGQCVGDGIVVDVSKHFTEIIALDKTKKQVTVQPGVIRDELNQFLKPHGLFFGPNTSTSNRCMIGGMVGNNSSGTTSIQYGVTRDKVLSLKTILSDGSEAEFGTLELEDFNSKQNGNNFESSLYKNIYKELINKEIAKEIIENFPKPEIHRRNTGYAVDELLKYEVFGGPEAGLNLSKLLAGSEGTLAFTTEITLQLDDLPPALSAMVVTHYRTLEDCLMDVAPVMEHPLQLCEMMDRVILDCTKNNRAQMANRFFVDGDPEALLMLQVSAHNEEELKTSIDNLLNTIKKSGLSYSSPVLFGDDIGKAIELRKAGLGLLGNIVGDMKAVACIEDTAVALEDLKDFIGEFSQIMKGYGQKAVYYAHAGAGELHLRPILNLKKSTDVSLFRAITTDVAKLTKKYRGSFSGEHGDGIVRAEFISLMVGEKNYELLRRVKSYFDPNNIFNPGKIVDPYPMDESFRYEVDRQEPEIKTLLDFSDSEGILKAAEKCNGSGDCRKTHHMSGGMCPSYHATKNEKDTTRGRANALREFLTHPEKKNAFDSKELKEVFDLCLSCKACASECPSNVDVATLKAEFLYQYQEANGYPLRSKLFAYNTRLNRLGSKVAGFTNAVYDSSILGGALKSVSGVAQKRSLPKVYSFNFDRYLQNIDNKSIKELKKVVLYIDEFTRYLDIEVGKDAIELLSKLGYEVELFYAESGRTYLSKGFLKQAKKLAEQNSENLKVFAEKGWPVLGLEPSAILSFRDEYKRMTDNTKTAEAIANNSFLIEEFLSSEIEKGILDASMFTEDAKDVKIHNHCHQKALSNQKVTFDVLNLPKNYKVTIIPSGCCGMAGSFGYEQEHYEVSMKIGGLTLFPAVTKANPKTIIAANGTSCRHQIFDGTKRMAKHPVSILKEALA; encoded by the coding sequence TTGACGGATAAAATTTTAACGCACTTAGAAGAAGGATTAGAGGGAGAGTTACGAACGGACAAACTTTTGAAAGTCCTTTACGCTACAGATGCTTCAGTATACCGTAAAATACCAATGGCGGTGGCTTTTCCAAAAACTAATGAAGACATAAAGCGGTTGGTTCATTTTGCGAAAACCCATAAAGTGGGACTTATTCCTAGAACTGCAGGAACTTCCTTGGCTGGGCAATGCGTCGGCGATGGAATCGTAGTGGATGTATCTAAACATTTCACGGAGATAATTGCATTGGATAAAACCAAAAAGCAGGTTACTGTACAACCGGGTGTTATCCGTGATGAATTGAACCAATTTCTAAAACCTCATGGATTATTTTTTGGACCCAACACCTCAACGTCCAATCGATGTATGATAGGGGGTATGGTGGGAAATAATTCATCAGGTACTACTTCCATACAGTATGGTGTAACCAGGGATAAGGTGCTATCCTTAAAAACTATTCTATCCGATGGCAGTGAAGCGGAGTTTGGAACACTGGAATTAGAGGATTTTAACTCAAAACAGAATGGTAATAATTTTGAATCATCACTTTATAAGAATATATATAAAGAATTAATTAATAAGGAAATAGCAAAGGAAATAATAGAGAATTTCCCAAAACCTGAAATCCATCGCCGTAACACTGGTTATGCCGTGGACGAACTCTTAAAATATGAGGTTTTTGGAGGGCCCGAAGCGGGACTAAACCTATCCAAACTGCTGGCTGGAAGTGAAGGCACCCTGGCCTTTACTACAGAGATAACTTTACAATTGGACGACTTGCCACCAGCGCTATCCGCCATGGTCGTAACGCATTATCGAACCTTGGAAGATTGTCTTATGGATGTAGCCCCGGTTATGGAACATCCATTACAGCTCTGTGAGATGATGGATAGGGTGATTTTGGACTGCACTAAGAACAATAGGGCGCAGATGGCCAATCGATTTTTCGTGGACGGAGATCCGGAGGCACTTTTGATGCTTCAGGTAAGCGCTCATAACGAAGAAGAATTGAAGACATCCATTGACAACTTATTAAACACAATTAAAAAATCTGGGCTGAGCTATTCCAGCCCCGTGCTTTTTGGGGATGATATCGGAAAGGCTATCGAATTAAGAAAAGCGGGTCTTGGACTTCTCGGGAATATAGTTGGTGATATGAAGGCTGTTGCTTGTATTGAAGATACGGCCGTAGCACTCGAAGACCTGAAGGACTTTATCGGAGAGTTCTCCCAAATCATGAAAGGATATGGGCAAAAAGCCGTTTATTATGCACATGCCGGAGCAGGGGAGTTGCATTTAAGACCTATTCTTAACCTTAAAAAATCAACGGATGTCTCCCTTTTTCGTGCCATTACCACGGATGTAGCCAAATTGACGAAAAAATATAGGGGTTCCTTTAGTGGAGAACATGGCGATGGCATTGTACGGGCGGAGTTCATTTCATTAATGGTGGGTGAAAAGAATTATGAATTGCTCAGACGTGTTAAATCTTATTTTGACCCGAACAATATTTTCAATCCCGGTAAAATAGTGGACCCGTATCCCATGGATGAGTCTTTTCGATATGAAGTAGACCGACAGGAACCTGAGATAAAAACGTTGCTGGACTTTTCTGATAGTGAGGGTATTCTTAAAGCTGCAGAAAAATGTAATGGTAGTGGAGATTGTAGAAAAACGCATCATATGTCCGGAGGTATGTGTCCTAGCTACCATGCCACCAAAAACGAGAAAGACACGACTCGGGGTCGGGCGAATGCTTTAAGAGAGTTTCTTACCCATCCAGAAAAAAAGAATGCTTTTGATAGTAAGGAGTTGAAGGAAGTGTTCGATTTGTGCCTTAGTTGCAAGGCTTGCGCCAGTGAATGCCCAAGTAATGTGGACGTGGCAACCTTGAAAGCGGAATTTCTTTATCAATATCAGGAAGCAAACGGCTATCCCCTAAGAAGCAAACTTTTTGCCTACAATACCCGTTTAAACCGACTAGGCAGCAAGGTAGCGGGATTTACGAATGCTGTTTACGATTCCTCTATTCTAGGAGGCGCTCTAAAGAGTGTAAGCGGGGTAGCTCAGAAAAGGAGCCTTCCAAAAGTTTATAGTTTCAATTTCGATAGGTACTTACAGAATATTGACAATAAGAGTATTAAAGAATTAAAAAAAGTGGTGTTGTATATTGATGAGTTTACACGCTACCTGGACATTGAAGTAGGTAAGGACGCTATTGAACTCTTGTCCAAACTTGGTTATGAGGTGGAGCTTTTTTATGCAGAAAGTGGTCGAACTTACCTATCCAAAGGGTTCTTAAAACAAGCAAAAAAACTGGCCGAACAGAACAGCGAAAACCTAAAGGTATTTGCGGAAAAGGGATGGCCGGTTCTAGGTTTGGAACCCTCCGCCATATTATCCTTTAGGGATGAGTATAAACGCATGACGGATAATACTAAAACGGCTGAAGCCATCGCAAACAACAGTTTTTTGATTGAAGAGTTTCTATCCAGCGAAATTGAAAAGGGTATTTTGGATGCCTCAATGTTCACAGAGGATGCAAAAGACGTTAAAATTCATAACCATTGCCATCAAAAAGCATTAAGTAATCAAAAAGTTACGTTTGATGTCCTAAATCTTCCAAAAAATTATAAGGTGACTATAATACCTTCCGGATGCTGTGGTATGGCCGGTTCGTTCGGATATGAGCAAGAGCATTATGAAGTGAGTATGAAAATTGGAGGGTTAACGCTATTTCCGGCAGTTACCAAGGCTAATCCAAAAACAATAATAGCTGCTAACGGAACCAGTTGCAGACATCAAATTTTTGACGGTACAAAAAGGATGGCCAAACACCCAGTAAGTATACTCAAGGAGGCTTTGGCTTAA
- a CDS encoding tetratricopeptide repeat protein, giving the protein MKKLILLLLLSPSPCIAQVTITDSLTNILKNIPSVEAKMDTLATLYNNAIYSDPKKALVYVQKRLSIADSTNLKKYVMDSYHLLGSNHNYLGNMDSSIFYHKRTKELALELKDDRTLAMALSDIGNHYGLYGEYEKSFETYEEAIELFKKVNDYVRFGVTTGHLGTIHMTKGNYNIAQLKFSKALQILDTLDTEPYMQADILRKIGHIQYNLKNYQESIDYYEKALKVYLATDDNVFAAEAYIDIGASFLDMGEKEMAISNFKYAIELCEKYNLEGTAAVGYTNLGGAYIKTGQYNLAREYLDKSWDFHKNKGFINNRIQILQNKAELYLGKQDIIKSLSYTNTALKIADSVKSLDYQSNLRLFRSKLHEALSNESLALEDRKSYEIYKDSIYDLKKTNQIEELKTIYETEKKKPKLH; this is encoded by the coding sequence ATGAAAAAATTAATCCTATTACTGCTTTTGTCACCTTCACCGTGTATAGCACAAGTCACTATCACTGATAGTCTCACTAATATTCTAAAAAATATCCCAAGTGTTGAAGCGAAAATGGATACGTTAGCAACACTTTATAACAATGCTATCTATAGCGACCCAAAAAAAGCATTAGTCTACGTGCAAAAAAGACTTTCGATAGCAGACTCGACCAATTTAAAAAAATATGTAATGGATTCTTACCATCTTCTAGGATCCAATCATAATTACCTTGGCAATATGGACTCCTCAATATTTTATCATAAGAGAACCAAGGAACTTGCACTCGAGTTAAAGGATGATAGAACGTTAGCAATGGCTTTATCAGACATAGGAAATCATTACGGACTGTACGGAGAGTATGAAAAATCCTTTGAAACCTATGAAGAAGCCATTGAATTGTTTAAGAAAGTGAATGACTATGTAAGATTTGGTGTTACTACTGGCCATTTAGGAACAATTCATATGACCAAGGGTAATTACAATATTGCACAATTAAAATTTTCAAAAGCGCTACAAATTTTGGATACTTTAGATACGGAACCATATATGCAGGCTGATATCTTGCGGAAAATTGGCCACATACAGTACAATCTTAAAAATTATCAAGAGTCGATTGATTATTATGAAAAAGCTCTAAAGGTATATTTGGCGACCGATGACAATGTTTTTGCAGCTGAAGCTTATATAGATATAGGGGCTTCCTTCTTGGATATGGGGGAAAAAGAAATGGCGATAAGCAATTTTAAATATGCTATTGAACTTTGCGAAAAGTACAATTTGGAAGGCACTGCTGCCGTAGGTTATACGAATTTGGGCGGGGCTTACATAAAAACTGGTCAATATAATTTGGCACGAGAATACTTAGACAAAAGTTGGGACTTTCACAAAAATAAGGGCTTCATAAATAATAGAATTCAAATTTTACAGAATAAGGCTGAACTGTATTTAGGCAAACAGGATATAATCAAAAGCCTATCTTATACGAATACTGCTTTAAAAATTGCCGATTCTGTTAAGTCTTTGGATTATCAGTCCAATCTACGCCTTTTTAGATCCAAACTGCACGAAGCCTTAAGTAATGAGTCGTTGGCTCTAGAGGATAGAAAATCATACGAAATCTATAAGGATAGTATCTATGACCTTAAAAAGACCAATCAAATCGAAGAATTAAAAACTATATATGAGACCGAAAAAAAGAAGCCGAAATTGCATTAA
- a CDS encoding thiol-disulfide oxidoreductase DCC family protein: MEEPKKIVLFDGVCNLCNDAIQFVIKRDKEDKFRFAALQSEIGQNLVAERGIDTSKVDSIILIDPGVAYYTKSEAALEIGTELKGYRTLSNILRLIPSSLSNIVYDFIARNRYKWYGKKESCMIPTPELQAKFL, encoded by the coding sequence GTGGAAGAACCTAAAAAAATAGTATTGTTTGATGGTGTTTGCAATCTGTGTAATGACGCCATCCAGTTCGTCATAAAAAGGGACAAAGAAGACAAGTTTCGCTTTGCGGCCTTGCAATCCGAAATAGGTCAGAATTTGGTGGCAGAACGCGGAATAGATACTTCTAAGGTCGATTCCATCATTTTAATCGACCCGGGTGTGGCCTACTACACTAAATCTGAAGCTGCTTTGGAAATTGGAACCGAATTAAAAGGCTATCGAACCCTTTCCAATATTTTACGGCTGATTCCCAGTAGTTTATCAAATATCGTATACGATTTTATTGCAAGAAATCGCTATAAATGGTACGGTAAAAAAGAGTCCTGTATGATTCCAACTCCGGAATTGCAAGCCAAATTCCTTTAG